A single region of the Plantactinospora soyae genome encodes:
- a CDS encoding GNAT family N-acetyltransferase, whose translation MAVLLTTPAETGTSGYTLLIADTAAQVAAAQRLRHAVFVEEFGANLSSPVPGLDIDEFDAHCEHLIVREDRTGAVVGTYRMLPPDRVARAGGRYAESEFDLTPLAPLRDGLVETGRSCVDPAHRSGAVINLMWAGIARYLHLRGLRWLAGCASVPLADGGATALGVWTEVQRRHLSPPPMRVRPHRPWLAEPSGAAALADAPSGEAVAPRGRVPMPPLLRGYLRLGAWVCGEPGYDPAFDAADFYVLFSLDRMPARYRRHFLGPDQ comes from the coding sequence ATGGCCGTTCTGCTCACCACCCCGGCAGAAACCGGGACCAGCGGATACACCCTGCTGATCGCCGACACCGCGGCGCAGGTCGCCGCCGCACAACGACTCCGGCACGCCGTCTTCGTCGAGGAGTTCGGTGCGAACCTCTCCTCGCCGGTGCCCGGACTGGACATCGACGAGTTCGACGCGCACTGCGAACACCTCATCGTCCGGGAGGACCGGACCGGCGCGGTGGTCGGCACGTACCGGATGCTGCCGCCGGACCGGGTCGCCCGGGCCGGCGGACGCTACGCCGAGTCCGAGTTCGACCTGACCCCGCTCGCGCCGCTGCGGGACGGACTGGTCGAGACCGGCCGGTCCTGCGTCGACCCGGCGCATCGGTCCGGTGCCGTGATCAACCTGATGTGGGCCGGTATCGCCCGCTATCTACACCTGCGCGGACTGCGCTGGCTCGCCGGGTGTGCCTCGGTGCCGCTCGCCGACGGCGGGGCGACGGCGCTCGGGGTCTGGACGGAGGTACAGCGCCGCCACCTGTCGCCACCACCGATGCGGGTGCGCCCGCACCGGCCGTGGCTGGCCGAACCGAGCGGGGCGGCGGCGCTCGCGGACGCGCCGTCCGGCGAGGCGGTCGCGCCCCGGGGCCGGGTGCCGATGCCGCCACTGCTCCGTGGCTACCTGCGGCTCGGCGCCTGGGTCTGCGGCGAACCCGGGTACGACCCGGCGTTCGACGCCGCCGACTTCTACGTCCTGTTCTCCCTGGACCGGATGCCCGCCCGGTACCGCCGACACTTCCTGGGCCCGGACCAGTGA
- a CDS encoding ABC transporter ATP-binding protein, translating to MSDGRLSPTAGNGQIVVSGLTKHYGNVRAVDNLSFTVEPGRVTGFLGPNGAGKTTTLRMLLNLVTPTAGTATISGARYANLPDPIRHVGAVLEASSAHKGRTGVNHLRVVCAAAGLPMRRADEALALVGLTPAAKRKFKGYSLGMKQRLGIAAAMLGDPQVLMLDEPANGLDPEGIRWMRGFLKALAAEGRTVLVSSHLLSEMQLLADDVVIIAAGKLIRQGPMESVVGSMAHTARVRVRTPQSDELVAALAEHDAQVEPGEGGVLLVGGVDAPTVGRAALAAKIELHELTTERPDLEGVFLELTAGKAAIR from the coding sequence ATGTCCGACGGGCGGCTGAGCCCAACGGCCGGCAACGGCCAGATAGTGGTGTCCGGCCTTACGAAGCATTACGGCAATGTCCGAGCGGTCGACAATCTGTCGTTCACCGTCGAGCCCGGCCGGGTCACCGGCTTCCTGGGGCCGAACGGTGCCGGCAAGACGACCACGCTGCGGATGCTGCTCAACCTTGTCACGCCAACGGCGGGCACCGCGACGATCAGCGGCGCACGCTACGCGAACCTGCCGGATCCGATCCGGCACGTCGGCGCCGTACTGGAGGCGTCGAGCGCCCACAAGGGCCGGACCGGTGTCAACCATCTCCGGGTGGTCTGCGCCGCGGCCGGGCTGCCGATGCGGCGGGCCGACGAGGCACTCGCGCTGGTGGGCCTCACTCCGGCCGCCAAGCGGAAGTTCAAGGGCTACTCGCTCGGCATGAAGCAGCGGCTCGGCATCGCCGCCGCCATGCTGGGTGATCCCCAGGTGCTGATGCTGGACGAGCCGGCCAACGGCCTCGACCCCGAGGGCATCCGGTGGATGCGTGGCTTCCTCAAGGCCCTCGCCGCCGAGGGCCGTACGGTCCTGGTCTCCAGCCACCTGCTCTCCGAGATGCAGCTGCTGGCCGACGACGTGGTGATCATCGCGGCCGGGAAGCTGATCCGGCAGGGTCCGATGGAGTCGGTGGTCGGCTCGATGGCGCACACCGCCCGGGTCCGGGTACGCACTCCGCAGTCCGACGAGTTGGTCGCCGCGCTCGCCGAACACGACGCGCAGGTGGAACCGGGCGAGGGCGGAGTGCTGCTGGTCGGCGGGGTGGACGCCCCGACGGTCGGTCGCGCCGCGCTGGCCGCCAAGATCGAGTTGCACGAGTTGACCACGGAGCGCCCCGACCTCGAAGGCGTCTTCCTCGAACTCACGGCCGGAAAGGCGGCTATCCGATGA
- a CDS encoding multifunctional oxoglutarate decarboxylase/oxoglutarate dehydrogenase thiamine pyrophosphate-binding subunit/dihydrolipoyllysine-residue succinyltransferase subunit: MSTQQTSQENPLAGFGPNEWIVEEMYQRYLADPASVDSAWHDFFADYRPAAGQSDGTGAGDAGVTAATGGGSAAATEKPATTAPKPKPTADAGTAPTSAPAAPKRTTPTPEAKPATPAKPAPKATPAPSKPAPAAKGGAGQAAGGGQSTPLRGVAARIVQNMDASLSVPTATSVRAVPAKLLVDNRIVINNHLARGRGGKVSFTHLIGYALIRALAEHPEMNNSFAEVDGKPAMVRPEHVNLGIAIDLAKPDGSRTLVVPSIKACEQMDFRQFWQAYEDVVRRARRNELTMEDYGGTTISLTNPGGIGTVHSQPRLMVGQGTIIGVGAMEYPAPYAGMSEETLAELAVSKILTLTSTYDHRIIQGAQSGEFLKIVHELVLGEHGFFDEIFTSLRIPYEPVRWMRDVAVSSEGQIDKTARVIEIIHAYRVRGHLMADTDPLEFEIRKHPDLDVLQHGLTLWDLDRSFPVGGFASKQKMKLREVLGVLRDSYCRRVGVEYMHIQDPEERRWIQERIERKYTKPAPDEQKHVLNRLNAAEAFETFLQTKYVGQKRFSLEGGESLIPLLGEVLESAAENDLDEVVIGMAHRGRLNVLANIVGKPYEKIFSEFEGHLDPRSTQGSGDVKYHLGQAGKFTTPDGEHSIKVSVTANPSHLEAVDPVMEGIVRAKQDRIDLKLEGYTVLPVAVHGDAAFAGQGVVAETLNLSQLRGYRTGGTVHVVVNNQVGFTTAPEYSRSSLYSTDVARMIQAPIFHVNGDDPEAVVRVARLAFEYRQAFNKDVVIDMVCYRRRGHNEGDDPAMSNPLMYKIIDSKRSVRKLYTEELIGRGDITLEDAEELLRDFQAQLERVFKATRDAASSARPAARPRRQAEPEPEVETATTVPTVHAIGTAHTTLPEGFTPHKRIQQLLDRRAKMSEAGNIDWGYGEIIAFGALLNDGVTVRLAGQDSRRGTFVQRHAVIVDSRTGAEHVPLTALAGDRARFFVHDSLLSEYAAMGFEYGYSVENTEALVLWEAQFGDFADGAQTVVDEFISSGEVKWAQQSAVTLLLPHGHEGQGPDHTSGRPERFLQMCAEDNMRVAIPTTPANYFHLLRRQGLSSKRKPLVVFTPKSLLRHKLCVSSVEDFTTGTFQPVITDSSGVDPAAVKRVLLCSGKVYYDLVQARADRGITDTAIVRMEQLYPLPVEEVRAALAQYPNAEDFAWIQEEPANQGAWSFVALNLLEHLEGVRLRRISRPAAAAPAVGSAKTHDVEQAALIEAALPRP; this comes from the coding sequence GTGTCGACCCAGCAGACTTCGCAGGAAAATCCACTGGCGGGTTTCGGTCCCAACGAGTGGATCGTCGAGGAGATGTACCAGCGTTACCTCGCCGACCCGGCCAGCGTCGACTCAGCCTGGCACGACTTCTTCGCCGACTATCGACCAGCGGCGGGACAGTCGGACGGCACTGGGGCCGGCGACGCCGGGGTGACCGCCGCCACCGGTGGCGGCTCCGCAGCCGCCACCGAGAAGCCGGCGACAACCGCGCCGAAGCCAAAGCCCACCGCAGACGCCGGCACCGCACCGACCAGCGCCCCGGCGGCGCCGAAGCGTACGACCCCGACGCCGGAGGCCAAGCCGGCGACCCCGGCGAAGCCGGCCCCGAAGGCCACCCCGGCGCCGAGCAAGCCGGCTCCGGCCGCCAAGGGTGGAGCGGGCCAGGCCGCCGGCGGCGGACAGAGCACCCCGTTGCGCGGTGTGGCCGCCCGGATCGTGCAGAACATGGACGCCTCGCTGTCCGTGCCGACCGCGACGAGCGTGCGCGCCGTACCGGCCAAGCTGCTGGTGGACAACCGGATCGTGATCAACAACCACCTCGCCCGGGGGCGCGGCGGCAAGGTCAGCTTCACCCACCTGATCGGGTACGCCCTGATCAGGGCGCTCGCCGAGCACCCGGAGATGAACAACTCGTTCGCCGAGGTCGACGGCAAGCCGGCGATGGTCCGGCCCGAGCACGTCAACCTGGGCATCGCGATCGACCTGGCCAAGCCGGACGGCTCGCGCACCCTGGTGGTGCCGTCGATCAAGGCCTGCGAGCAGATGGACTTCCGGCAGTTCTGGCAGGCGTACGAGGACGTGGTCCGGCGGGCCCGGCGCAACGAACTGACCATGGAGGACTACGGCGGCACGACGATCTCGCTGACCAACCCGGGCGGGATCGGCACCGTGCACTCCCAGCCGCGGTTGATGGTCGGCCAGGGCACCATCATCGGCGTCGGCGCGATGGAGTATCCGGCGCCGTACGCGGGGATGTCCGAGGAGACCCTCGCCGAGCTGGCGGTCAGCAAGATCCTCACGTTGACCAGCACGTACGACCACCGGATCATCCAGGGCGCGCAGTCCGGCGAGTTCCTCAAGATCGTCCACGAACTGGTGCTCGGCGAGCACGGCTTCTTCGACGAGATCTTCACCTCGCTCCGGATCCCGTACGAGCCGGTGCGCTGGATGCGCGACGTGGCGGTCAGCTCCGAGGGGCAGATCGACAAGACCGCCCGGGTGATCGAGATCATCCACGCCTACCGGGTGCGTGGTCACCTGATGGCCGACACCGACCCGCTCGAGTTCGAGATCCGCAAGCACCCCGACCTCGACGTACTCCAGCACGGTCTGACCCTCTGGGACCTGGACCGGTCCTTCCCGGTCGGCGGCTTCGCCAGCAAGCAGAAGATGAAGCTGCGCGAGGTCCTCGGCGTGCTCCGGGACTCGTACTGCCGCCGGGTCGGCGTGGAGTACATGCACATCCAGGACCCGGAGGAGCGGCGCTGGATCCAGGAACGGATCGAGCGCAAGTACACCAAGCCCGCACCGGACGAGCAGAAGCACGTGCTCAACCGGCTGAACGCGGCCGAGGCGTTCGAGACCTTCCTCCAGACCAAGTACGTCGGCCAGAAGCGCTTCTCGCTGGAGGGCGGCGAGTCGCTGATCCCGCTGCTCGGCGAGGTGCTGGAGTCGGCCGCCGAGAACGATCTCGACGAGGTCGTCATCGGGATGGCCCACCGGGGCCGGCTGAACGTGCTGGCCAACATCGTCGGCAAGCCGTACGAGAAGATCTTCTCCGAGTTCGAGGGGCATCTCGACCCGCGTTCGACGCAGGGCTCCGGTGACGTCAAGTACCACCTGGGCCAGGCCGGCAAGTTCACCACGCCGGACGGCGAGCACTCGATCAAGGTGTCGGTGACCGCCAACCCCTCGCACCTGGAGGCGGTGGACCCGGTGATGGAGGGCATCGTCCGGGCCAAGCAGGACCGGATCGACCTCAAGCTGGAGGGCTACACGGTACTGCCGGTGGCCGTACACGGCGACGCCGCGTTCGCCGGCCAGGGCGTGGTAGCCGAGACGCTCAACCTCTCCCAGCTGCGCGGCTACCGTACCGGCGGCACCGTGCACGTCGTGGTCAACAACCAGGTCGGTTTCACCACGGCTCCGGAATACTCGCGCTCCAGCCTCTACAGCACCGACGTGGCCCGGATGATCCAGGCGCCGATCTTCCACGTGAACGGCGACGACCCGGAGGCCGTGGTCCGGGTGGCCCGGCTGGCCTTCGAGTACCGGCAGGCGTTCAACAAGGACGTCGTGATCGACATGGTCTGCTACCGGCGGCGCGGGCACAACGAGGGCGACGACCCGGCGATGTCCAACCCGCTGATGTACAAGATCATTGACTCGAAGCGGTCGGTCCGGAAGCTCTACACCGAGGAACTGATCGGTCGCGGCGACATCACCCTGGAGGACGCCGAGGAGCTGCTCCGCGACTTCCAGGCGCAGTTGGAGCGGGTCTTCAAGGCCACCCGGGACGCCGCCTCGTCGGCCCGCCCGGCCGCCCGGCCCCGCCGGCAGGCCGAGCCGGAGCCGGAGGTCGAGACCGCCACCACCGTGCCCACGGTGCACGCGATCGGCACGGCGCACACCACGCTGCCGGAGGGGTTCACCCCGCACAAGCGGATTCAGCAACTCCTGGACCGGCGGGCCAAGATGTCCGAGGCCGGCAACATCGACTGGGGATACGGCGAGATCATCGCCTTCGGAGCGCTGCTGAACGACGGCGTGACCGTCCGGCTCGCCGGGCAGGACTCCCGACGTGGCACCTTCGTCCAGCGGCACGCCGTCATCGTGGACTCGCGGACCGGTGCCGAGCACGTGCCGCTGACCGCGCTGGCCGGCGACCGGGCCCGGTTCTTCGTGCACGACTCCCTGCTCAGCGAGTACGCCGCGATGGGCTTCGAGTACGGCTACTCGGTGGAGAACACCGAGGCACTGGTCCTCTGGGAGGCCCAGTTCGGTGACTTCGCCGACGGGGCGCAGACCGTGGTCGACGAGTTCATCTCGTCCGGCGAGGTGAAGTGGGCCCAGCAGTCGGCGGTGACCCTGCTGCTGCCGCACGGGCACGAGGGCCAGGGCCCGGACCACACCTCCGGGCGGCCGGAGCGGTTCCTCCAGATGTGCGCCGAGGACAACATGCGGGTCGCCATCCCGACCACCCCGGCGAACTACTTCCACCTGCTCCGCCGGCAGGGGCTCTCCAGCAAGCGCAAGCCGCTGGTGGTCTTCACCCCGAAGTCGCTGCTCCGGCACAAGCTCTGCGTGTCCAGTGTCGAGGACTTCACCACCGGGACCTTCCAGCCGGTCATCACCGATAGCTCCGGAGTGGACCCGGCGGCGGTCAAGCGGGTACTGCTCTGCTCCGGCAAGGTCTACTACGACCTGGTCCAGGCGCGGGCCGATCGCGGCATCACCGACACCGCGATCGTCCGGATGGAACAGCTCTACCCGCTGCCGGTCGAGGAGGTCCGGGCCGCGCTCGCCCAGTACCCGAACGCCGAGGACTTCGCCTGGATCCAGGAGGAGCCGGCCAACCAGGGTG
- a CDS encoding ABC transporter permease subunit: MRLVRAELLKIRSTNTWWTFGLIALGLWAVTLFFNYIQTQFLAGPDATTGMPEDQAEQLRAAGEPVSLAANLYTNGQFLGLVIVLVLGVLVVTNEFHHQTVTTTFLTTPHRTAVVVAKLVAAALLGALFWVVTTGLNLLTGPLILNAFDVANQLDKGEVWQAIWLNGLAYLLWAIFGVGFGVLIRSQIGATVTAILLYFAGFIGAAIFFSTLATRFGDWINDLQVLVPSLASQLMVSAVELPSQPPQWLGAVVLIGYAVLTAGIGTLMIRKRDIS, from the coding sequence ATGAGGCTGGTCCGGGCCGAACTCCTGAAGATCCGATCGACCAACACCTGGTGGACGTTCGGGCTGATCGCCCTCGGGCTGTGGGCCGTCACGCTGTTCTTCAACTACATCCAGACCCAGTTCCTGGCGGGGCCGGACGCCACCACCGGGATGCCCGAGGACCAGGCCGAGCAGCTCCGGGCCGCCGGTGAACCGGTGAGCCTGGCGGCCAACCTCTACACCAACGGCCAGTTCCTGGGCCTGGTGATCGTCCTGGTCCTCGGCGTACTGGTGGTGACCAACGAGTTCCACCACCAGACCGTCACGACGACCTTCCTCACCACGCCGCACCGCACCGCCGTGGTCGTCGCCAAGCTGGTCGCCGCGGCCCTGCTCGGCGCGCTCTTCTGGGTCGTCACCACCGGGCTCAACCTGTTGACCGGCCCGCTGATCCTGAACGCCTTCGACGTCGCCAACCAGCTCGACAAGGGCGAGGTCTGGCAGGCGATCTGGTTGAACGGGCTCGCCTACCTGCTCTGGGCCATCTTCGGAGTCGGGTTCGGAGTGCTGATCCGCAGCCAGATCGGCGCCACGGTCACGGCGATCCTGCTGTACTTCGCCGGTTTCATCGGCGCGGCGATCTTCTTCTCCACCCTGGCCACCCGGTTCGGCGACTGGATCAACGACCTCCAGGTGCTGGTGCCGTCGCTCGCCTCGCAGCTGATGGTCTCCGCCGTCGAGCTGCCGAGCCAGCCGCCGCAGTGGCTGGGCGCGGTCGTGCTGATCGGGTACGCCGTGCTGACCGCCGGGATCGGCACGCTGATGATCCGCAAGCGCGACATCTCCTGA